In Bacteroidia bacterium, a genomic segment contains:
- a CDS encoding alpha/beta hydrolase encodes MNPDVLSTVPPRIIYAIPGLGTDERIFSRLNLPFHLYFLKWLEPIPEESLQDYARRMAAQIPVQEPVTILAVSFGGIVAQEMAAFRPVEKILMISGIQSPAELPFHFSIMRKVPLYRLSRGKWRIYTLKYWSRLFGIHHREEQQLLVDIFKSFSDHYRMWAIRQLVHWRGLSLETPVIRLNGGRDKVFPVNKIQKSNILKNGNHFMIYQQAGLISEWIVLQIEKPGEKLFPINT; translated from the coding sequence ATGAATCCTGACGTATTATCAACCGTTCCCCCCCGAATCATTTATGCCATTCCTGGCTTAGGTACTGATGAACGTATTTTTTCCCGGCTGAATCTGCCCTTTCATCTGTATTTTCTGAAATGGCTTGAACCCATTCCCGAAGAATCTCTTCAGGATTATGCCCGCAGAATGGCAGCCCAAATCCCGGTTCAGGAACCGGTAACCATATTAGCGGTCTCTTTTGGTGGAATTGTAGCACAGGAAATGGCGGCTTTTCGCCCTGTGGAAAAAATCCTGATGATATCTGGCATTCAGTCTCCCGCCGAATTGCCTTTCCATTTTTCAATCATGCGGAAAGTTCCCTTATACCGGCTATCCCGGGGGAAGTGGCGAATTTATACCTTAAAATACTGGAGCAGGCTGTTTGGTATTCATCATCGTGAAGAGCAACAATTGCTCGTGGATATTTTTAAATCTTTTTCAGACCATTACAGAATGTGGGCGATCAGACAGCTTGTCCATTGGAGAGGTCTGTCCCTGGAAACTCCGGTCATAAGACTAAATGGAGGCCGGGATAAGGTCTTTCCTGTGAATAAAATTCAAAAATCGAATATTTTGAAAAATGGAAACCATTTTATGATATATCAACAGGCAGGTTTAATATCAGAATGGATAGTTCTGCAAATTGAAAAACCCGGTGAAAAATTGTTTCCGATTAATACGTAA
- a CDS encoding T9SS type A sorting domain-containing protein, with protein MQKASHIITFSLFFLYFSYIQASIIYVKHNATGDNNGTSWTHAYTQLQAAIDAAAYSGDEIWVAAGTYYPTKDKSGVVPADSRKKTFRIYKSIGIYGGFAGSENLLSQRNPATNVTALNGSTGLTSVYQVVYIASLNGATLDGFTISNGKADGSSSYANGGGIYLSNASNVLLQNLLIQDCEAIKGGGIYNENSNSVTVENVRFRRNDAEKGGGMYNDNTSAIVVRSCGFCNNTSEEGGGGMYNKSLSSLMIVNSVFSGNTSEGNGGGVYNHSLSAITVTNSTFYQNESDGNGGGFYIVSSSSCSFYNSIFWDNTDQNGSAAANSQAYANGSTSSKNSYYTLIKGSNGSGGGWASAFTDGGNNLDNDPLFYDANGSDNTSCTDDDNFGLSAGSPALNAGTNSAPGITASDADGEARVQDGTVDLGPFEGLGDAGFPVEWAFIEAQWETGVAGRVAEIQWGTTQEINNDYFVIERAVKGSIGDTWSEVGRTEGAGTTDKATVYTFEDHNIPANADGIVLSYRIRQVDIDGRFSFSKTVELVLWGNDRASFAVYPNPTSSSLTLQAAIEGDQMLETVRILSLTGQAVYETNPSAARWEETIDVSHLPKGLYFAQMVYTYGQKSIRLMVR; from the coding sequence ATGCAGAAAGCATCTCACATTATTACCTTTTCCCTTTTCTTCTTGTATTTTTCTTACATCCAGGCATCCATCATTTATGTGAAACATAATGCTACAGGAGACAACAATGGTACATCCTGGACCCATGCCTACACCCAGCTCCAGGCTGCCATTGATGCAGCTGCATATTCCGGTGATGAAATATGGGTCGCAGCTGGTACTTATTATCCTACGAAGGATAAATCGGGTGTCGTTCCAGCTGATAGCAGGAAAAAAACTTTTCGTATCTACAAATCAATTGGTATATATGGTGGTTTTGCAGGTTCGGAGAATCTCCTTTCTCAGCGCAACCCTGCTACCAATGTAACGGCTTTAAATGGCAGTACCGGCCTTACCTCCGTGTATCAGGTTGTGTATATTGCAAGCCTGAATGGGGCTACATTGGACGGGTTTACGATTAGTAATGGAAAAGCAGATGGCAGCTCGTCATATGCCAATGGTGGAGGCATTTATCTTTCCAATGCCAGTAATGTATTGTTGCAAAACCTTTTGATTCAGGACTGTGAAGCGATCAAGGGTGGGGGGATATACAATGAAAACTCCAACTCCGTAACTGTCGAGAATGTCCGTTTTCGCAGAAATGACGCTGAAAAAGGGGGCGGAATGTACAATGACAATACCAGTGCAATTGTAGTTCGCAGTTGTGGATTCTGTAACAATACCTCAGAAGAAGGTGGCGGGGGAATGTACAACAAATCTTTGAGCAGCCTGATGATCGTAAACTCTGTTTTTTCCGGAAATACCTCTGAAGGCAACGGAGGCGGTGTTTACAATCATTCTTTGAGTGCCATTACTGTTACCAACAGCACATTCTATCAAAATGAATCTGACGGAAATGGCGGCGGATTTTATATTGTTTCTTCCTCTTCCTGTAGTTTTTACAACAGTATATTTTGGGATAATACGGATCAGAATGGCAGTGCTGCCGCAAACTCTCAGGCCTATGCCAACGGTTCGACCTCTTCAAAAAACTCGTATTATACACTGATCAAAGGTTCTAACGGCAGTGGGGGGGGATGGGCATCTGCTTTTACAGATGGTGGCAACAATCTCGACAACGACCCGCTTTTTTATGATGCCAATGGTTCTGATAATACTTCCTGCACAGATGATGACAATTTTGGTCTTAGCGCGGGATCTCCGGCGCTCAACGCCGGAACAAACTCCGCACCGGGTATAACCGCTTCTGATGCGGACGGAGAAGCTCGCGTGCAGGACGGAACGGTTGATTTGGGGCCTTTTGAAGGTTTGGGTGATGCCGGATTCCCTGTAGAATGGGCGTTTATTGAGGCGCAATGGGAGACTGGCGTGGCCGGTCGTGTCGCAGAAATCCAGTGGGGAACTACCCAGGAAATCAATAATGACTATTTTGTCATAGAAAGAGCGGTCAAAGGCAGTATCGGCGACACATGGAGCGAAGTTGGCAGAACCGAAGGCGCAGGAACTACAGACAAAGCTACGGTTTACACATTTGAAGATCACAATATTCCGGCGAATGCAGACGGTATTGTCTTGTCCTACCGTATTCGCCAGGTGGACATAGATGGAAGGTTTAGTTTTAGCAAAACCGTCGAACTGGTACTTTGGGGTAATGATCGGGCTTCTTTTGCCGTATATCCCAATCCTACTTCGAGTAGTCTCACATTGCAGGCTGCTATAGAAGGGGACCAGATGCTCGAAACCGTGAGAATATTATCGCTCACCGGACAAGCTGTATATGAAACTAATCCATCTGCTGCCCGGTGGGAAGAAACAATCGATGTATCACACCTGCCCAAAGGTTTGTATTTTGCTCAGATGGTTTACACCTATGGTCAGAAGAGTATCCGGTTAATGGTCAGATAA
- the folK gene encoding 2-amino-4-hydroxy-6-hydroxymethyldihydropteridine diphosphokinase: MIFLGLGSNMGDKVRNIIAAMDHLSSAEVLIRRRSRLFETPPWGVETQDEFLNIVCEVSFDGSPERLLQILLDTEQLMGRYRYYKWGPRLIDIDILEFNREIHSTESLTLPHPFYPQRPFVLVPFADLEPGWVPTGFDQTVSQILETLPLADIQPFEHKDYIPVF, translated from the coding sequence ATGATTTTTCTTGGTCTGGGTTCGAATATGGGTGATAAAGTCCGGAATATAATTGCGGCCATGGATCACTTGTCCTCTGCTGAGGTTCTGATCCGTCGCCGTTCACGGCTTTTTGAAACCCCTCCCTGGGGAGTCGAAACTCAGGACGAATTTCTGAATATCGTATGCGAGGTTTCCTTTGACGGTTCCCCCGAACGGCTGTTGCAGATTTTGCTGGATACCGAACAACTCATGGGGCGTTATCGCTATTATAAATGGGGCCCAAGGTTGATAGATATTGATATTCTGGAATTCAACCGGGAAATTCATTCGACTGAAAGTCTCACGCTTCCTCATCCTTTCTATCCTCAACGGCCTTTTGTTCTGGTTCCTTTCGCCGACCTGGAGCCCGGGTGGGTTCCTACCGGTTTTGATCAAACGGTCAGTCAGATATTGGAAACGCTTCCCCTGGCTGATATACAGCCGTTTGAGCACAAGGATTATATCCCCGTTTTCTGA
- a CDS encoding Gfo/Idh/MocA family oxidoreductase encodes MKYFAITGVAGYIAPRHLKAIHDTGNRLIAATDPHDSVGILDRYFSDVAFFTEFERFDRHLERLKRDPKRPSIDYLTICAPNYLHDAHIRMALRLGCDAICEKPLVATPWHLDALAEMEAESQGKVYNILQLRVHDSLIKLKHKLEAEKTNKKYQVELTYITSRGPWYNYSWKGDEDKSGGIATNIGIHFFDMLIWLFGKVQHSEVYLKEKTKMGGMLELENADVSWFLSIDKKDIPVDIAEKGQTTYRSIKYDGNEIEFSDGFTDLHTRMYEVILEGNGFGLDDARPSIELVHNIRSSPVKNERKMNHLFIK; translated from the coding sequence ATGAAATATTTTGCAATCACTGGTGTAGCCGGCTATATCGCACCCCGGCATCTGAAAGCTATTCACGATACAGGGAATAGACTCATTGCAGCGACGGATCCACATGATTCGGTAGGAATTCTTGACCGATACTTTTCCGATGTGGCGTTTTTTACTGAATTTGAAAGGTTTGACCGGCACCTGGAAAGACTTAAAAGAGATCCCAAAAGGCCAAGTATCGATTATCTGACGATTTGCGCCCCAAATTACCTTCACGACGCGCATATTCGTATGGCCCTCCGGCTGGGATGCGATGCAATCTGTGAAAAACCCCTGGTCGCAACCCCATGGCACCTCGACGCGTTAGCTGAGATGGAAGCTGAAAGCCAGGGGAAAGTATACAATATTCTCCAGCTCAGAGTTCATGATTCACTGATCAAACTGAAGCATAAGCTTGAAGCAGAAAAAACTAATAAAAAATATCAGGTGGAGTTGACCTATATTACCTCACGTGGCCCGTGGTATAACTATTCATGGAAAGGGGATGAAGATAAATCTGGTGGAATCGCAACCAATATTGGTATTCATTTTTTTGATATGCTGATCTGGCTTTTTGGAAAGGTCCAGCATAGTGAGGTCTATCTGAAAGAAAAAACAAAAATGGGGGGTATGCTCGAACTCGAAAATGCGGATGTATCGTGGTTTCTGAGTATTGACAAAAAAGATATCCCGGTTGATATTGCAGAAAAAGGGCAAACAACGTATCGCTCAATCAAATACGATGGCAACGAAATTGAGTTTTCAGATGGATTCACAGACTTGCATACACGTATGTATGAAGTGATTCTGGAGGGAAATGGCTTTGGATTGGATGACGCACGCCCTTCTATTGAACTTGTTCACAACATTCGCAGCAGTCCCGTAAAAAATGAAAGAAAAATGAATCATCTGTTTATCAAATAG